From the genome of Candidatus Tanganyikabacteria bacterium:
AGAGAGCCAAACGGGCTTCGTGTCAACCCGGCCCTGGCCCGGTCCCACCGCGAGCGCCGGCAGGCTGGCCGCCGCGACGGCCTGGCCGTGGCGCTTGTGGCGCTCGTCGGGAATGCCCAGGTCAACCGTGTCGGCGAGATCGGGGAAGTCGGCCGCGAGGACGTCGCGTGCCGCGCCGATCAGCAGGTCGCCGGCCGCGCCGCTGGTGACCCGGCCGAGCACCAGGACGTGGCGGAGCGGGTAGAAGTCGGCGTAATGGGCGACGGCGTAGCCCAGGTAGACCCCGATCGTCTCGAAGACGCGGCGCGCGCGCTCGTCCCCGGCCGCGAGCAGGTCCTGCGCGTGATCGAGTTGCCGGGCCGGCGGCATGCCGGGCGGGATCGCGATGCCGGCCAGCGGCAGCAAGCGCGCGACCGCCTGCTGCGAGAAGTACTGGGCGCCGACGCCGCCGTCGCCCGACCACTCGTCCACCGGCGCGTTTTCGCGGTAGTCGATCGGGGCGAACGCGAGTTCATTGAGCCAGTCCGTGATCTTCCCGTCCGGCGTGACGTACCCGCCCGCCTGGCTGGTGCCCATCGAGATGCCCAGCACGCTGTTGGCGCCGAGGGACATCGAGGCGGCCAGGGCGGTCACTTCGCCGTCGTTCACCACCACGAAGGGCACGTCGTTCCAGAGCTTCTGCAGGTCGAAGAACATCCGGCGGACGCGTTGCTCGAAGAGAT
Proteins encoded in this window:
- a CDS encoding ROK family protein yields the protein MNLVVRPSLSPPLDPDFVPASLWNRAYRAAVRASGAGRKLALAVRRSNGCVSVVHQEVFPHEGAFAALNERFCERLLKFLLWQRGGHEVTVAGDPAVARYLEGVYSPDGARAFDHAFMGDRVYGEPMSFRSVPYDRAPEPIEAGSALGRHLGGCRIGFDLGGSDRKCSAIIDGDVIHTEEIEWDPYFQDNPDYHFSGIQDILRRAAEKLPRVDAIGGSAAGVYVNNEVRVASLFRGVGPDLFEQRVRRMFFDLQKLWNDVPFVVVNDGEVTALAASMSLGANSVLGISMGTSQAGGYVTPDGKITDWLNELAFAPIDYRENAPVDEWSGDGGVGAQYFSQQAVARLLPLAGIAIPPGMPPARQLDHAQDLLAAGDERARRVFETIGVYLGYAVAHYADFYPLRHVLVLGRVTSGAAGDLLIGAARDVLAADFPDLADTVDLGIPDERHKRHGQAVAAASLPALAVGPGQGRVDTKPVWLSS